DNA sequence from the Acidobacteriota bacterium genome:
GCTCGATCTGGCGAATCTGCTGGCGAAAGAGCTGAAAGATCTCGGCGTTCAGAACGTGCGGATCAGTGAGTGGGGAATCGTTTACGGGATGGTTCCGGGGAATCTTGCGGACAATTCCTCCGTGCCGACGATCGGCTTCATGGCTCACATGGACACGTCGCCGGCGGTTTCCGGAGCGAATGTTAACGCCATTATCCACAAGAATTACCAGGGCGGCGACATTGTTTTGCCGAACGACAAAACGCAGGTCATCACGGTAAAGCAGAATCCTGATCTCAAAAACCTCATCGGCGACGACATCATTACGGCAGACGGCACGACGCTGCTCGGCTCTGACGACAAATCCGGTTGTGCCGAGATCATGACGATGATCGACACCTTGAAGCAGAATCCGTCGATCAAGCACGGCAACATCGCCATCGCCTTCACACCCGACGAAGAGGTGGGCGGCGGTATCGAAAAGTTTGATATCGCGGGCTGGGGAGCAAAGTTCGCTTATACCGTTGATGGCGAACAGCTTGGCGATATCTCGAACGAGACTTGGTCGGCTCGAACCGCGACTGTTACATTTCGCGGCAAATCTACGCATCCCGGCACGGCGAAGGGAATCATGATCAATTCTTCATACGCTGCGGGCGATTTCCTTTCGCGGTTTCCCGCCATGGTCCCGAACCGTCCCGAAACGACCGCCGGCCGCGTTGGTTTTATTCACCCGTATTCGTCGAACATGACGGAAGAGACTTCGACTGTGAAAATACTGCTCCGCAATTTCGACATCGCCGGGCTTGCCGGCCAGGAAAAAGCGATCAGGCGCGTGATGGCCGCGACGCAGAAGAAATTCCCGAACGTCAAGATCGAATACGCCAGCGTGCTCGGCTATCTCAATATGAAAGAGGTGCTCAAAAACTATCCGCAGCTCACCGACTACGCGATCGAAGCAGCAAAAAGGGCCGGAATTAAAGCAGAACTTCGCCCAATACGAGGCGGAACGGATGGTTCACGTTTGACCGCAATGGGCTTGCCAACGCCGAATCTATTCACGGGCGGCCATAATTTTCATGGTAAGCTCGAGTTCAACTCGAAAAAAGGGCTGGAAAAATCAACCGATACTCTGGTAGCCTTGGTTCAGATCTGGACCGAGAGATCCAGGTAGCTTTTGAATTGAAATTCAGCTCCCGAGGTTAATGTGATGAGAAAGGTCGTTCTATGGTTAATGGTCTTGTCGTTTGCGAGCTTTTTTGCGGGGCATCTTTATGAATTAATCGTCGTCGTGCCCAACTGGAAATCCGGGGCTATCGCCGACGTTACGAAATACAATCAGTTCTTCAGTCTTGCCAGTCCGGCGGACTACTACAACCTTACGGTTGGTAGTTCGTTTATTTTCTCGATCGTCGGCCTAGCTTCGATATTGAAGTGCGGGAAGATTGCGATCATCTTCGCGTCCACGGCTATTCTTGTCGTCGTCATTTATGCGGTCTACACATACGCCGTTTTTTTGCCCACTAACTTCTATATCGGAGCGGGCAATTACGATCCGGCAGTACTTGAGCCGCTGGTCGCTCGCTGGGTCTTTCACGAACCCATCCGCTTTGCTTTGATAGGCGTTGGGCTCTTGGCATCTATATTGACGATGGAAAACAGCGATGGGAGTGTTTAGAACCGTCTACTTTTCTACATAAAACTCAGGAAATCGATTCTTGAGATCTTCGACCTTAGGCTTGTCGTGGGCAACTATGTACCCATGATTCGGATTCTTTTTCATGAAATCCTGATGGTACGCCTCGGCTTCGTAGAACTTTTTGAGCGGAACGACCTCGGTAACGACCGGTTTTGGCAGGGCCTTTGATCTGTCGATCGCTTCGATATAGGCCTGAGCCGCTTTTTTCTGCTCTTCGTTTGCGAAGAATATAGCTGAGCGGTACTGCCGTCCCGTGTCAGGGCCCTGACGATTAAGCTGCGTTGGGTCGTGCGCAACCGAGAAGAATATCGTTAAAAGCTGGGTGTATGTGACCTTTGCCGGGTCAAAAGTGATCTGAACGGCCTCAGCATGATCGGTATCGCCGCTGCTGACCGTTTCGTAGTCCGCGGTTTTTGCATCACCGCCGGAGTAGCCTGATCTGACATCGATCACGCCTTTTACGTGCTCAAAAACGCCCTCGACTCCCCAAAAACAGCCTCCCGCGAATACCGCGACCTGCGTAGATTTAGGTGCTTCCGCATTCGGCTGCGTATCGACCGCCGGGACGACCTCGCGCAGATCGGCAGTTTTGCCCGAGCTGCTCGCGATACCGCACCCGACCGCAACGATAACCATTGTTCCCAATGCAAGTTTAGTAAGAAGTGACATATTGAAGACTCCTACGGAGATTATACGATAACAAATTCGTGCAGCTCACTGCATTTAGATTCACGCCCGTACTGTTCTAACAGCCAACATTCCTGATAGACTTATTTTTATTCGTTTGAGTCGATCTATGAACGGTGAACCGCTTAATTCGTCCAAAGCTCCCGAGCCTGTCGGCTTGTATCCGCACGCACGCCGTGTCGGTGATCTGCTGTTTTTATCAGGTGTCGGCCCGCGTGAAAGGGGTACGAAAAAGATACCCGGCGTCGAGCTGAACGATGCGGGCGAGATCGTTTCCTACGACATCGAAACGCAATGTCGGTCGGTGTTTCAGAATGTTAGATACATCGTCGAGGACGCCGGTTCGTCGTGGGACAAGATCGTCGATGTGACGGTTTTCTTGACGAATATGAAGGCCGATTTTGCGACGTACAACCGCATTTACGCGGAATATTTTGCCGATAATCAGCCATGCCGCACGACGGTCGAGATCAGTTCGCTGCCAACGCCGATAGCGATCGAGCTGAAAGTGATCGCAACGATAAACTAGTAGAGATAGGAGAAAAAATGATAGAAACAAGGGGTTACGCCACACACGACGCGAATGCAAAATTCGTCCCGTTCAATTTCGAACGCCGCAATCTCGGCGATCATGACATTCTGATCGACGTCCAGTTTTGCGGCATTTGCCATTCGGACATCCACCAGGCGAAGCAGGAATGGGGGCCGTCGATCTACCCGATGGTTCCGGGCCACGAGATCGTTGGCCGCGTTTCTAAGGTCGGGAGTGCGGTGACAAAATTCAAGCTCGGCGATCTCGCCGGTGTGGGCTGTTTTGTTGATTCGTGCCGCGAGTGCTCGGCGTGCAAAGCCGATCAGGAGCAGTTTTGTAAGGTGCACACCGCTGCAACGTATAACGGTACCGAGATGGATAAAGTGACGCCGACGCGCGGCGGCTATTCGAAGCATCACGTCGTAGACGAAGCCTACGCACTAAAAGTCTCGTCCGATCAACCGCTCGCGGCCGTCGCTCCGCTTCTGTGCGCGGGCATTACGACCTATTCGCCGCTGAAACATTACAAGGTCGGCCCGGGCAGTAAGGTCGCCATCGTCGGCCTCGGCGGGCTCGGCCACATGGGCGTCAAGCTAGCCGTTTCGATGGGAGCCGAGGTCACGGTTCTGAGCACCTCGCCATCGAAAAAGGACGATGCACTCAAACTCGGTGCCCATCATTTCGTCGTGACCAGCGACAAAGCCAACCTCAAACCGCTCAAAGGCACGTTCAATTTCATCCTCGATTGCGTTTCGGCAGATCACGAGATGGATATGTATCTGAACCTGTTGGACGTTTACGGTGCGATGGTGCTGGTCGGTCTGCCTGAAAATCCGGTCTCAGCCCGAGCCTTCTCGCTCGCCGGCAACAACCGCACGCTCGCCGGTTCAAGCATCGGCGGCATCAAGGAAACGCAGGAAATGCTCGACTACTGCGCCGAACACAACATCACCTCCGACGTCGAAGTCATCCCGATCACCAAGATCGAAGAAGCCTACGAACGCACGATCAAGGCTGACGTTCGTTATCGATTCGTGATCGATATGAGCACGCTTTAGGAAGTGGTGAATGGTAATGGTAAATGGTGAATGGTTATCCATTAACCATTTACCATTAATAGCTAACTCTATGCGCTACATCGCCCTTCTCCGCGGCATCAATGTCGGCGGCAACACGATGATCAAGATGACGGAACTCAAAGCCGTGTTCGAGGAACTCGGCTTTGAGAACGTCGTTACCTACATCAACAGCGGCAACATCGCCTTTGATTGCGAAAGACCGCGCGTCAGCAAGGGCGAATCACCGAACGCCGCTGAAGAGAAACTAACCGCGAAAATCGAGCAAGCCATAGAAAAGCACTTCGCCAAACAGATCCCTGTCATGATCCGCGAACAAAGCGCGATCGCCGACATCCTTGCGAGCAATCCGTACGAGGGCCAATTCGAAAGCCACAAGGAAATGCACGTTCTCTTTCTAAGAGAAGAAATGCCCGCCGAAAAGCTCGAACAACTTCTCGCTGCCGCCCCCGAAGGCGAAGGTTACACGGTCATCGGCCGCGAGCTCTATTGCCATCTTCCAAAGGGAGTGATCGACAGCCTTCTTGGTAAGAGCTACCTCGAGAAAAAGCTAAAACTTGCCGTCACCGGCCGCAATTGGCGAACGGTCGAAAAGCTTTCTACGCTTTAAGAAAGTGCCCACGAAAAGCACGAAAGTAACTAAAAAGAATAAGAGAAACCGTGGTATAAAATGCATTAGGATCTTCTAAATGGATAGTATTGAACACTGCAGTGTGTTTTAGATTTTTTCTTTATTTCGTGCATTTCGTTGGCAGTTTTATGGCCGAATTAATTTATCCTGATGAATCGTACAAGATAATCGGTGCTTGTTTTGAAGTTTACAAGTCGAAAGGCTGTGGTTTTACGGAACCGGTCTATCAGGAATGCCTCGCCCTGGAATTTGCATTGCAGGGGATTCCCTTCATCGCTCAACCTAAGATCGAAATGGAATACAAGGGCACGAAACTCGAACAGTTTTTCCGTGCCGATTTCGTGTGTTACGGTACGATCATCGTTGAACTGAAAGCCCTTTCGAAACTCATTGACGAACATCGTTCACAGTGCTTAAATTACCTCCACGCCAACAAATTCCGCCTCGCTCTTCTAGTAAATTTTGGCCACCACCCAAGACTGGAATATGAGAGAATCGTCGTGTAGAAATTTCCTATTTAGTGCCTTTCGTGCTTTTCGTGGGCAATTCTTATGATTCGAAGACCTTTCAACTTCAAACAATGGATCGACGAGCACCGTCATCTGCTCAAACCGCCGGTGGGGAATCAGTGTGTTTATGACGACGGCGATTTTATCGTGATGGTCGTCGGCGGGCCGAATTCTCGCAAAGACTATCACTGGGACGATGGCGAAGAGCTGTTTTACCAGCTCGAGGGCGACATCAAGGTCCAAATTCAGGAAAATGGTAAGGCTGTTGAAGTGCCGATACGAGAAGGCGAAATGTTCCTCCTCCCGCCGCGTATTCCGCACAATCCCATCCGCCCGGCAAACACCATTGGCCTCGTGATCGAACGCAAACGCCGGATAGGCGAACTCGACGGCCTCCTCTGGTTCTGCGAAAACTGCAACAGCAAGCTGTACGAAGAATATTTCCAGCTAGACGATATCACCACACAGTTTCAGGGCGTTTTCCGTAAATTCTACGGCGATGAGAATTTGCGAACTTGCAAAACATGCGGCTTAGTAATGGAACCGCCGCCGGTCGCTAGCTGAAAAGATTGACATACATATATTATACGTATAGGCTATGTTCTTGTGGGACGAGCCAAAACGACTAAAAGTTCTTAAAGAACATCGCATCGATCTCGAGCTCATCACCGATGCGTTTGATGACGACTTTGGGGTCTATTTCGAGGATGTTGAGCATTCGACCGCATCCGAGATCCGTTTCAATCTCATCGCGATCTTTGCAAAGTACGGGCTGGTTTACATTACCTTTACCCCCGAGGGCGATGGCATCCGATTGATAACCGCATGGAAGGCAGAAAAGTGGGCGGTACGAGAATATGAGCAGTGCAAAAAATAGCGATTACGAGTATCTCGAGACTTCTGAAGAGGCAAGTAAAAGAGGACTAAGACGAATTACACGTCCCGCCTTTTTGGGAGAACCGAAACGAAGGGAGAACAAGAAACCCATCACCATCATGCTTGATCCGGACATAATCGAGCATTTTAAAGCACAGGCCGAAAGTTCACGCACGGGATATCAAACGCTTATCAATCAAACACTGCGTGATTCCATTCAAGACGCTGAAATGGCGGATCCGATCGAAAAACTTTTGAATAACAAGAAAGCTCTAAAACGCCTCAAGACAAAATTGGAGGCGGTATGAACCTATCCTTGAGTGGTGTAAATGGCCATAACAGATCTAAGGATGAAGAAAGTAGGGTATATGCATGTCTGTTCTAATTGAAGAACTTCGCGCCCTGGTCGAGGTCTTCAACAGCCACGATATTGAGTTTGCACTTTGCGGCGGACTCGCGGTCGCGGCTCACGGACTGGTTAGGGCAACCCAAGACATTGATTTCCTGATCCGCGAGGAATCCTTGGATAAGGCATTCGCCGCGGCTGCCGAAGTCGGTTTTGATATTCGCGGACTTGATATCTCGTTTAAGGAACGAACGGTCGAGATAAGGCGCGTTTCCAAGATCGTCGGGGAAGATGTGATCTCACTCGACTTGCTACTTGTAACGCCTCATGTCGAAGATGTTTGGGCAGGCCGCGAGAATCGTGAATTTGCGGGGGAAGCCCTTTCAGTAGTTGCCAGAGATGGACTTATCAAAATGAAGAAACAGGCCGGCAGGCCGCAGGATCTTGCCGACATTCAGAGGTTAGAAAATGAAGAAAATTGATATGTCGTCGGAGGCGATCACGCGGCGTTTGCGTCAGGCCAGCGAACTGCGAGACCTGTCGCTCTCGTTGATGAGATCGAAGCCGCTCACGGCCGAAGAAGCCGTCGAGCTTCGCAAAAAACGCAAAAAGGAAAAAGACGGTATCCAGCCAAAATAAGGGAAATTACCATGAAATTCACATCAACATTCGAAATTAAAGGCTGGGATGTCGCGGATTCGGGCGGCGTGGATGAGCTAGCTGACGTGGGCCGGGCGACGATTCGTAAGGCATTTTCCGGCGAGCTCGAAGGCACCAGCGTCGGCTACGGGCTGCTCATGCAGACCCAGCACGAGACCGGCGGCTACGTCGTGATCGAACGCGTCAGTGCCAAGACGGACGGCCGCGAAGGCACTTTTGTCATTATGCACTACGGCGTCCGCGATGCCTCAGGCGGCGGGCCCTGGTACGGCGATGTCGTCCCTGGCTCCGGAACCGACGGTTTCGAAGGCGTCACCGGAACTTTCGGCATCCAACACGACGAAGCCGGCGCGATCTTCACATTCGATCTCAATTTCGCATAACCGACTGGAGCTCAAGCGTCCCGCTTGCCAACGCCGCAGCTTCTGCGGCGTAACGGCGCCGATCATTTAGCAAGTTGTAAAAGTCCCAGAGCCTTAGCGGGTTTCAACCGCTTGGCAAGCGGGACGATTGCGCTCCAGTCCGCTCACGCTTTTGCCTTTCCGATCACTCGGGTCGCTTTTATATCTAATACCAGCACGCTGTCTTCGTCGATCTCGGCGGTGTGGAATGCGACGGTTCTTGGGACCTGGATCTGGTGATGACGGATGAATCGATTTGCTCGTATCACTCGATGCCGGCCTCCAGATTTCTGGAGCAGCGGGTAAGCGTGTTTTGTGATCTTGCTCGCCGGTGAGATGCCGATGAGGCGGTTTACCCTGTCAAAAAGCAGTACCGCCTGGCCGGGCCGCCCCAATTTCTCAAAGGCATTCGCCCCGATCAAAATTTCGCCCTTGCGGTTCAGCGAGACATGCAGCTCTGATGAAACGTCTTTGGGCCCGATGGTGAATTCTTCCCAGTGTTTTATCATAATGCGAAACAACGTATCATAGATAAAACAAAATGTCAAGTAAAAAATAACTGGAGCGCGGGGCGTCCCGTCTGCCAAGTCGTTGAGAACCGCTGATGTGCCCGGGTTCATTTCAACTTATCTTACTTTTAGAGCCGTCACGCCGGGGAAGCCTCGAAGTTGGCAAGCGGGACGCCCCGTGCTCCAGTCGGGGGAGGCTTGAGCTCCGCTCGCGGCGGGTGGCGGTGGGGTTTCGCGGCGGCGGTGAGCGGCGGCGAACAGCGGATATTTGGCGGCGGCGGCACGGGCGGCGGAACCAGTCGGCGGGAAGTGGATGAAAATTATGATCTTGGGCACAAAAACCGTCGAAAACGTCAGAAAAGATAGTTCGACCAATCTCGCAAATAACTCTACCAATCCTGGCGGACAACTCTACCGATGCGAGCGTCTTGCTTTACCTAAACGCCCCGGATCTGCCGTTCTGTAATTTTGTCGGGTTTGACCTCACAAATATCGACGTCATTACCAATGTAAACTTTTGTAAACTTACGGCTTGCAGTAGTAATTTGGTTGCCAAACCTGCGGAACCGTACTAAATTGATAGCAATTCACCAAAGTGCAATCTACTTTTGAATTTCTTTTCCGTTCTGATCCAAATTACGGTTTTGAGGACATTTAATGATGAGAATATTCGGCTTTGTGAAGCGCTTGAGCGTTTCCACTTTACTACTATTGTCGGTCGTTTCGTTCGCCGGGGCCCAGGCCACGCCAACGCCAGCTCCGCGGCCTGCATCGCCGCCGCCTACTTTTGAATCGTCCATCGCGGGCCTGCGATTTCGCGAGATCGGCCCTGCGACCATGGGCGGACGTATCAATGATATCGAGGTTGTCGCGCAGGATTCGCGGATCATTTACGCCGCGACCGCGGCCAGCGGCATTGTGAAATCGACGAACGGCGGCACGTCGTGGACCATGATCTTTGATAAGGAAAGCGTGGG
Encoded proteins:
- the msrA gene encoding peptide-methionine (S)-S-oxide reductase MsrA: MSLLTKLALGTMVIVAVGCGIASSSGKTADLREVVPAVDTQPNAEAPKSTQVAVFAGGCFWGVEGVFEHVKGVIDVRSGYSGGDAKTADYETVSSGDTDHAEAVQITFDPAKVTYTQLLTIFFSVAHDPTQLNRQGPDTGRQYRSAIFFANEEQKKAAQAYIEAIDRSKALPKPVVTEVVPLKKFYEAEAYHQDFMKKNPNHGYIVAHDKPKVEDLKNRFPEFYVEK
- a CDS encoding RidA family protein, which encodes MNGEPLNSSKAPEPVGLYPHARRVGDLLFLSGVGPRERGTKKIPGVELNDAGEIVSYDIETQCRSVFQNVRYIVEDAGSSWDKIVDVTVFLTNMKADFATYNRIYAEYFADNQPCRTTVEISSLPTPIAIELKVIATIN
- a CDS encoding BrnT family toxin, with product MFLWDEPKRLKVLKEHRIDLELITDAFDDDFGVYFEDVEHSTASEIRFNLIAIFAKYGLVYITFTPEGDGIRLITAWKAEKWAVREYEQCKK
- a CDS encoding 3-hydroxyanthranilate 3,4-dioxygenase, giving the protein MIRRPFNFKQWIDEHRHLLKPPVGNQCVYDDGDFIVMVVGGPNSRKDYHWDDGEELFYQLEGDIKVQIQENGKAVEVPIREGEMFLLPPRIPHNPIRPANTIGLVIERKRRIGELDGLLWFCENCNSKLYEEYFQLDDITTQFQGVFRKFYGDENLRTCKTCGLVMEPPPVAS
- a CDS encoding GxxExxY protein yields the protein MAELIYPDESYKIIGACFEVYKSKGCGFTEPVYQECLALEFALQGIPFIAQPKIEMEYKGTKLEQFFRADFVCYGTIIVELKALSKLIDEHRSQCLNYLHANKFRLALLVNFGHHPRLEYERIVV
- a CDS encoding BrnA antitoxin family protein is translated as MSSAKNSDYEYLETSEEASKRGLRRITRPAFLGEPKRRENKKPITIMLDPDIIEHFKAQAESSRTGYQTLINQTLRDSIQDAEMADPIEKLLNNKKALKRLKTKLEAV
- the pepT gene encoding peptidase T, yielding MSRFLRYVKIDTQSAEDQPAPPSTKKQLDLANLLAKELKDLGVQNVRISEWGIVYGMVPGNLADNSSVPTIGFMAHMDTSPAVSGANVNAIIHKNYQGGDIVLPNDKTQVITVKQNPDLKNLIGDDIITADGTTLLGSDDKSGCAEIMTMIDTLKQNPSIKHGNIAIAFTPDEEVGGGIEKFDIAGWGAKFAYTVDGEQLGDISNETWSARTATVTFRGKSTHPGTAKGIMINSSYAAGDFLSRFPAMVPNRPETTAGRVGFIHPYSSNMTEETSTVKILLRNFDIAGLAGQEKAIRRVMAATQKKFPNVKIEYASVLGYLNMKEVLKNYPQLTDYAIEAAKRAGIKAELRPIRGGTDGSRLTAMGLPTPNLFTGGHNFHGKLEFNSKKGLEKSTDTLVALVQIWTERSR
- a CDS encoding DUF3224 domain-containing protein; the protein is MKFTSTFEIKGWDVADSGGVDELADVGRATIRKAFSGELEGTSVGYGLLMQTQHETGGYVVIERVSAKTDGREGTFVIMHYGVRDASGGGPWYGDVVPGSGTDGFEGVTGTFGIQHDEAGAIFTFDLNFA
- a CDS encoding DUF1697 domain-containing protein, translating into MRYIALLRGINVGGNTMIKMTELKAVFEELGFENVVTYINSGNIAFDCERPRVSKGESPNAAEEKLTAKIEQAIEKHFAKQIPVMIREQSAIADILASNPYEGQFESHKEMHVLFLREEMPAEKLEQLLAAAPEGEGYTVIGRELYCHLPKGVIDSLLGKSYLEKKLKLAVTGRNWRTVEKLSTL
- a CDS encoding NAD(P)-dependent alcohol dehydrogenase → MIETRGYATHDANAKFVPFNFERRNLGDHDILIDVQFCGICHSDIHQAKQEWGPSIYPMVPGHEIVGRVSKVGSAVTKFKLGDLAGVGCFVDSCRECSACKADQEQFCKVHTAATYNGTEMDKVTPTRGGYSKHHVVDEAYALKVSSDQPLAAVAPLLCAGITTYSPLKHYKVGPGSKVAIVGLGGLGHMGVKLAVSMGAEVTVLSTSPSKKDDALKLGAHHFVVTSDKANLKPLKGTFNFILDCVSADHEMDMYLNLLDVYGAMVLVGLPENPVSARAFSLAGNNRTLAGSSIGGIKETQEMLDYCAEHNITSDVEVIPITKIEEAYERTIKADVRYRFVIDMSTL